A section of the Bacillus sp. HSf4 genome encodes:
- a CDS encoding AraC family transcriptional regulator, giving the protein MDLLKNMNEAMSYIEKHLADDIDIKKAAKLALCSEYHFKRMFSFLAGVSLSEYIRRRRLTLAAFELKDGGAKVIDVAVMYGYRSPDAFTRAFQKLHGITPTEARYGSHMLKAYPPLTFQLTIKGGSEMNYRIEEKPAFRIVGIKKRVPVIFDGIHPDIAAMWKTLNSDMIKQLKELSNVEPGGIIQASANFSEGRMEEQGELDHYIGAATTKESPQHFTHLEVPASTWAVFEAIGPFPDTLQSVWGRIYAEWFPSANYEQIEGPEILWNEHQDIASPTFKSEIWIPVQKRN; this is encoded by the coding sequence ATGGATTTGCTGAAGAACATGAATGAAGCCATGTCGTACATCGAAAAACATCTGGCGGACGATATTGACATTAAAAAAGCGGCAAAGCTCGCTTTATGCTCTGAATATCATTTTAAACGGATGTTTTCCTTTCTCGCCGGTGTCTCCCTGTCAGAATACATTCGCCGCAGACGCCTGACGCTAGCGGCGTTTGAGCTGAAAGACGGCGGAGCTAAAGTGATTGATGTTGCGGTTATGTACGGATACAGGTCCCCTGACGCTTTCACAAGGGCGTTTCAAAAACTGCACGGGATCACGCCGACGGAAGCAAGATACGGTTCTCACATGCTGAAAGCATATCCGCCGCTGACCTTCCAATTAACCATCAAAGGAGGAAGTGAAATGAACTACCGGATTGAAGAAAAGCCGGCCTTCCGCATCGTCGGCATCAAGAAAAGGGTGCCCGTCATATTTGACGGAATCCATCCGGACATCGCCGCCATGTGGAAAACGTTAAACAGCGATATGATCAAGCAGCTGAAAGAACTGTCCAATGTGGAGCCTGGCGGAATCATTCAAGCGTCCGCCAATTTTTCTGAGGGGCGGATGGAGGAGCAAGGTGAGCTCGATCATTATATCGGCGCCGCTACAACGAAAGAGTCCCCGCAGCATTTTACACATCTTGAAGTGCCAGCTTCAACATGGGCCGTATTCGAAGCGATAGGACCGTTTCCCGATACACTGCAAAGTGTGTGGGGGCGGATTTATGCAGAATGGTTTCCATCCGCAAACTATGAACAAATCGAAGGGCCGGAAATCCTTTGGAACGAGCACCAGGATATCGCCTCGCCGACGTTCAAAAGCGAAATATGGATACCGGTTCAAAAAAGGAACTGA
- a CDS encoding anti-sigma factor, with the protein MNEDFKKRWEQYKNGELSEAEMIKVEEELEQLEEYQNMLDQEMKDENWDLTLSPEKQKAILRYGKNKSYMRISALAVLSTLIILPLCTLGSYLYYGMGGHESKGNALVQTASMTVAVTKPNIQVDTDALVNKVQLFGIKTQFPLKKQIGNVTKVVGNEEVEMFFDQLKAPRVHQYNQELTQEERHFVYPGGIKEKSTSKAKAILKQLPDGTVTEAYVSFERSYPTRELYDKLKRYDVRVLWNAIETETDLKEHPYAEPIGYPGKDSDRIYVYQNSDQSDAEQFKAALSYMIKHNKWAETISGRKDLKLAKRLDYVEKNGVNVYGAVVTGPSKEIEKLIDKGPVKAAKVGEVALWNW; encoded by the coding sequence ATGAATGAAGATTTCAAAAAACGTTGGGAACAGTATAAAAACGGCGAGCTTTCCGAAGCGGAAATGATCAAGGTTGAAGAAGAGCTTGAACAGCTCGAAGAGTATCAGAACATGCTGGATCAGGAAATGAAAGACGAAAATTGGGACCTCACCCTCAGTCCTGAAAAGCAAAAAGCGATTTTAAGATATGGGAAAAATAAATCATATATGCGGATTTCAGCTCTTGCTGTCCTTTCCACGCTCATCATTCTGCCGCTGTGCACGCTTGGAAGCTATTTATACTACGGCATGGGCGGACATGAAAGCAAAGGAAATGCGTTGGTGCAGACCGCTTCAATGACGGTGGCCGTCACAAAGCCGAACATTCAGGTGGATACGGATGCACTCGTCAACAAAGTGCAGCTTTTTGGCATCAAGACCCAGTTTCCATTAAAGAAACAGATCGGCAATGTGACAAAAGTGGTTGGAAACGAGGAAGTAGAGATGTTCTTTGACCAGCTGAAGGCCCCGCGGGTTCACCAATATAACCAGGAGCTCACACAGGAAGAAAGGCATTTTGTCTATCCGGGAGGCATCAAAGAAAAATCGACTTCCAAAGCCAAAGCGATCTTGAAACAATTGCCTGACGGAACGGTGACAGAAGCTTACGTTTCATTTGAAAGATCCTATCCGACAAGGGAACTGTACGACAAGTTAAAAAGATATGATGTACGCGTCCTTTGGAATGCGATTGAAACAGAAACCGATTTAAAAGAGCATCCATACGCTGAGCCGATCGGCTATCCAGGGAAGGATTCCGACCGCATTTACGTCTATCAAAATTCCGATCAAAGCGATGCGGAGCAGTTCAAAGCGGCCCTGTCATATATGATCAAACACAATAAGTGGGCTGAAACGATATCAGGCAGAAAAGACTTAAAGCTTGCAAAACGGCTTGACTACGTTGAGAAAAACGGTGTGAATGTGTATGGCGCGGTGGTGACCGGTCCTTCAAAAGAAATTGAAAAGCTGATTGATAAAGGTCCTGTAAAAGCAGCTAAAGTAGGTGAGGTGGCATTATGGAACTGGTAA
- a CDS encoding LysR family transcriptional regulator, translating to MDFKWLHTFVTAAKYENFRKTAETLFISQPTVTVQIKLLEEELGCELFTRKGRSIHLTKEGRAYLPFALRLLEDYESSMQELHRIRQGYSQTLNLAVSPLIADTILPFVLKKYTSLHPNSEIKVKIAESAEIAPLISAGNADIGLSCLKVQSSNLTCYSMYSDPVILVAPHDGRDSETAPSLEVKELLEEYLLLTHNHPEYWDDLVRQLRIKFPFVRTMLVSQTHITKRFISEGLGISFLPLSTVRRELMEGRLIEVPCGFMQLPVVGGYAISLKDNEKVEHFLTFLSQFRF from the coding sequence ATGGATTTTAAATGGCTACATACCTTCGTAACCGCAGCAAAATATGAAAATTTCCGAAAGACGGCAGAAACCTTATTTATTTCCCAGCCGACTGTAACCGTGCAGATCAAGCTGCTTGAAGAAGAGCTCGGCTGCGAGCTGTTCACCCGGAAAGGGAGAAGCATTCATTTGACAAAAGAAGGGAGGGCCTACCTGCCTTTTGCCCTGCGTCTTCTGGAAGACTATGAGTCTAGCATGCAAGAGCTCCACAGAATCAGGCAAGGCTATTCGCAAACATTGAATCTCGCAGTCTCGCCGCTTATCGCCGATACGATACTGCCTTTCGTGTTAAAAAAATACACATCGCTTCACCCCAATTCGGAAATCAAAGTGAAGATCGCCGAATCAGCTGAAATCGCCCCGTTGATTTCAGCTGGGAACGCAGATATCGGATTAAGCTGCTTAAAAGTTCAATCATCAAATCTGACCTGTTATTCGATGTACAGCGACCCCGTCATTCTGGTGGCCCCCCATGACGGCCGCGACTCGGAAACCGCGCCTTCGCTCGAGGTCAAAGAGCTGCTCGAAGAATATTTATTGCTGACCCATAACCACCCGGAGTACTGGGATGACTTGGTCAGACAGCTGAGAATTAAATTTCCGTTTGTGAGAACGATGCTCGTCTCCCAGACGCATATTACGAAAAGGTTTATTTCAGAAGGGCTCGGCATTTCGTTCTTGCCGCTTTCAACCGTGCGCCGCGAGCTGATGGAAGGAAGATTAATAGAGGTTCCGTGCGGATTTATGCAGCTTCCCGTCGTCGGAGGTTATGCGATCAGTTTAAAAGATAATGAAAAAGTCGAGCACTTTTTGACCTTTTTATCCCAGTTCCGATTTTAA
- a CDS encoding tetratricopeptide repeat protein encodes MLVDQYSLSGSLLKRMEHQAEEKKTDDMLQYYFYFFSCMYEFYMKNFTDAIHFYRIAESKLQQIPDEIEIAEFHYQVAIAYYKMKQHFFSLNHIEKALDSFKAYEEYSNRVINSEMVLAANQVDLYRFEEAAKLYKHALNKARDNKNSLIESFACFNLGVCYERRDLLDESKTYFEQAANIQERENSIFGIRSTYMLSRVNYKQNLLNEARRWYQQSFSWADAEDEFEYKAKLQMIYSLYDRHDPAKIDEALGQLREKKLWSDVAELTTIIALHYKKEGNIYHQRNTLNRHVMRRIKFLN; translated from the coding sequence ATGCTGGTTGATCAATATAGCTTGTCAGGCAGTCTCTTGAAAAGAATGGAACATCAAGCTGAAGAAAAGAAGACGGACGACATGCTGCAATATTATTTTTATTTCTTCAGCTGTATGTATGAATTTTATATGAAGAATTTCACCGATGCCATTCATTTTTACAGGATAGCGGAATCTAAGCTTCAACAAATTCCGGATGAAATCGAGATAGCAGAATTTCATTATCAAGTGGCAATCGCCTATTACAAAATGAAGCAACACTTCTTTTCGCTAAATCACATTGAAAAAGCGTTAGATTCATTTAAGGCTTATGAAGAGTACAGCAATCGAGTGATTAACAGCGAAATGGTACTTGCCGCTAATCAAGTTGATTTATATCGTTTTGAAGAAGCCGCAAAGCTTTATAAACATGCTTTAAATAAGGCACGCGACAATAAAAACAGCCTTATTGAAAGCTTTGCATGTTTTAATTTAGGGGTGTGTTACGAAAGAAGAGATTTGTTGGACGAGTCAAAAACATACTTTGAACAAGCGGCAAACATTCAAGAACGCGAAAATTCGATTTTTGGAATACGCAGTACATATATGTTGAGCCGAGTGAATTATAAACAAAATTTATTGAATGAAGCTCGTCGTTGGTATCAACAAAGCTTTTCCTGGGCCGATGCAGAAGATGAATTTGAATATAAGGCAAAGCTTCAAATGATATACTCATTGTATGATCGGCACGATCCTGCAAAAATAGACGAAGCTTTGGGACAGCTGAGAGAAAAAAAGTTGTGGTCAGATGTTGCAGAATTAACAACCATAATTGCACTTCATTACAAAAAAGAAGGAAATATTTATCATCAGCGAAATACTTTGAACAGGCATGTCATGCGAAGGATCAAATTCTTAAATTGA
- a CDS encoding sodium-dependent transporter, translated as MSDRTITARWASKIGFVLAAAGSAIGLGAIWKFPYVAGTSGGGAFFLVFVLFTILLGYPLLLGEFILGRKSQSDAIGTYQKIAPGTPWVVTGWIGIAACFLVLSFYSVIGGWILLYIMKAVSGSLSGLSQAEYGALFGSIIQDPWQTLAAQLLFIIMTIIVVAKGVQKGIERVSTIMMPLLFILFIALVLRALTLDHAMDGVRFLLVPDFGSLTPKAVLFALGQAFFTLTLGVSVMVTYSSYLSKTQNLPKSALSIVIMNLAVTLLAGLAIFPAVFSFGLKPDEGPTLLFAVLPAVFGQLPFGMLFFIAFLVAFLFAALTSAFSMIEIIVAAVTKGEQAKRATWTWTIGLLIFAAGIPSCLSFGVLHQPFIFDKTFFDAADYIVSNVLMPLGALFISIFVPLKLSKRDLFEEMKSGSKAGRGFFLVWFYLLRFLVPLAIVLVFLNLIGVFSF; from the coding sequence ATGAGCGATCGCACAATCACAGCAAGATGGGCATCGAAAATAGGATTTGTCCTCGCCGCCGCGGGATCTGCCATCGGTCTCGGAGCGATCTGGAAGTTTCCTTATGTGGCGGGAACGAGCGGAGGGGGCGCATTTTTCCTTGTGTTTGTCCTTTTTACAATCCTTTTAGGGTATCCCTTGCTTCTTGGGGAATTTATTTTAGGAAGAAAAAGCCAATCCGATGCCATCGGCACCTATCAAAAAATAGCACCGGGGACGCCTTGGGTGGTCACAGGCTGGATTGGAATCGCCGCTTGTTTTCTCGTGCTGTCCTTTTACAGTGTGATCGGCGGCTGGATCCTGCTGTATATCATGAAAGCTGTGTCCGGTTCATTGTCGGGTCTTTCACAAGCTGAATATGGGGCCCTTTTTGGCTCGATCATACAAGATCCATGGCAAACGCTGGCAGCGCAGCTTCTGTTTATCATCATGACGATCATTGTCGTTGCCAAAGGTGTACAAAAAGGAATCGAACGGGTCAGTACAATCATGATGCCGCTCTTATTTATTTTATTTATCGCCCTTGTTTTACGGGCTTTAACATTAGATCATGCGATGGACGGCGTTCGTTTCCTGCTTGTCCCGGACTTTGGCAGCCTGACGCCAAAGGCGGTCCTTTTTGCGCTTGGACAAGCTTTTTTCACATTGACACTCGGCGTGTCCGTGATGGTGACCTACAGCTCTTATTTGTCAAAAACGCAAAACCTGCCAAAATCGGCGCTGTCGATCGTCATCATGAATCTTGCCGTCACACTTTTGGCCGGTCTGGCGATTTTTCCGGCCGTCTTCTCATTCGGCCTTAAGCCTGATGAGGGTCCGACCTTATTGTTTGCGGTGCTGCCCGCAGTTTTTGGCCAGCTTCCGTTCGGCATGCTGTTCTTTATCGCTTTTTTGGTCGCCTTTTTATTTGCCGCGCTGACATCGGCTTTTTCGATGATCGAAATCATCGTCGCCGCTGTGACGAAAGGTGAGCAGGCCAAAAGGGCGACATGGACCTGGACAATCGGGCTTCTGATTTTTGCCGCGGGCATCCCTTCATGTCTGTCATTCGGTGTCCTTCATCAGCCGTTCATCTTTGACAAGACGTTTTTTGATGCGGCGGATTACATTGTCAGCAATGTGCTGATGCCGCTGGGAGCGCTGTTTATTTCCATTTTTGTGCCGCTGAAATTGTCAAAGCGCGATTTATTTGAAGAGATGAAAAGCGGATCAAAGGCGGGGAGAGGGTTCTTTCTCGTGTGGTTTTACCTGCTCCGCTTTCTTGTTCCGCTCGCGATCGTTCTTGTTTTCTTAAACTTAATCGGCGTATTTTCATTTTAA
- the sigM gene encoding RNA polymerase sigma factor SigM: MTIDEIYQMYMNDVYRFLLSMTKDKHLAEDLLQETFMRAYIHIHSYDHSKVKPWLFQVARNAFIDYVRKHKKEVTISDDMIGSLFQNAVQSPAHQVEIKEVLTLYMNQLPDNYREALTLYYLKELNYKEASSLMNISEANFKSVLFRARQRLKALYNRGVNDE; encoded by the coding sequence GTGACTATCGATGAAATTTACCAAATGTATATGAATGATGTTTACAGGTTTCTGCTCTCCATGACGAAAGACAAACATCTTGCAGAGGATTTGCTTCAGGAAACCTTTATGAGAGCCTACATACACATCCACTCTTACGACCACAGCAAGGTGAAGCCCTGGCTTTTTCAAGTGGCTCGGAATGCGTTTATCGATTATGTCAGAAAGCATAAAAAGGAAGTAACGATTTCTGACGATATGATCGGAAGCTTGTTTCAAAACGCGGTCCAAAGCCCTGCCCACCAGGTCGAGATTAAGGAAGTGTTGACGCTATATATGAACCAGCTCCCCGATAACTACCGGGAAGCGCTTACGCTGTATTATTTAAAAGAGCTGAACTACAAGGAAGCATCAAGCTTGATGAATATCTCAGAGGCTAATTTTAAAAGTGTTTTATTTCGTGCCAGACAGCGTCTGAAAGCACTTTACAACAGAGGTGTTAACGATGAATGA
- a CDS encoding PLP-dependent aminotransferase family protein, which yields MDITPFLNREHDEPLYQQLYTFFKNEIHSGHIQPGTKLPSKRALSRHLNVSQTTVEHAYDQLTAEGYLITKPRKGWYAAEADGDFQAFSPPPPFETAEEEAPLSEEVIDFHHGHVDLSSFPISAWKKTLAKTIDISSAELFQSGPPAGDLSLRKMIAVYLRESRGVVCSPEQIIVGAGTPILLQFLCRLFPRGAAVGFENPGFHRSKSVLQTGGLRVIPTAVDDSGICVNELAQHQPALAYVTPSHQFPLGMIMPVGRRMKLLDWATSRGAYIIEDDYDGEFRYAGQPIPSLHGLDQNDRVIYMGTFSKSLIPSLRVSYMVLPLPLAEKGHELASLYKHTVSRHLQQAIAKFMENGEYQRHINRMRTLYRKKRKTLLEAVKRELGGYAAIKGENAGLHIILEIQGEQSEERLILKALEEGVKVYPASVSYAAPPQNTAVLLGFGGLSEEEIALGIKRLQKAWFGQ from the coding sequence ATGGATATAACACCTTTTTTAAACCGTGAACATGACGAGCCGCTTTATCAGCAGCTGTATACGTTTTTCAAAAATGAAATCCATAGCGGACATATCCAGCCGGGGACAAAACTTCCCTCCAAACGGGCGCTCTCCAGACATTTAAACGTCAGCCAAACAACCGTTGAGCATGCATATGATCAACTTACCGCCGAAGGCTACCTGATCACAAAGCCACGGAAGGGCTGGTATGCGGCTGAAGCAGATGGTGATTTTCAAGCGTTTTCGCCCCCTCCTCCTTTTGAAACAGCGGAGGAAGAAGCACCGCTCTCCGAGGAAGTCATCGATTTTCACCACGGCCATGTCGATCTCTCGTCATTTCCGATCTCCGCATGGAAAAAAACGCTCGCCAAAACGATTGATATTTCAAGTGCCGAACTTTTTCAGAGCGGGCCGCCGGCCGGAGATCTGTCGTTAAGAAAGATGATTGCCGTATACCTCAGAGAATCGCGCGGCGTCGTTTGTTCACCGGAGCAAATCATCGTCGGCGCCGGGACACCGATTTTACTGCAGTTTTTATGCCGGCTGTTCCCAAGAGGCGCGGCCGTCGGATTTGAAAACCCGGGATTCCATCGCTCCAAATCGGTCTTGCAGACAGGCGGGCTCAGGGTCATCCCGACAGCCGTTGATGACAGCGGAATTTGCGTCAATGAACTTGCTCAACACCAGCCCGCACTGGCTTATGTTACACCCTCCCATCAATTTCCGCTCGGCATGATCATGCCGGTCGGCCGCAGAATGAAGCTGCTTGATTGGGCGACATCACGGGGCGCTTATATAATTGAAGATGATTATGACGGCGAGTTCCGCTATGCGGGGCAGCCGATTCCCTCCCTCCACGGACTTGACCAAAACGACCGTGTTATCTATATGGGGACTTTTTCAAAGTCGCTGATTCCCTCCTTAAGAGTCAGCTACATGGTTCTGCCCCTTCCTTTGGCCGAAAAAGGACATGAGCTTGCTTCATTGTATAAACATACCGTTTCCCGCCATTTGCAGCAGGCTATCGCGAAATTTATGGAAAACGGCGAATATCAAAGACATATCAACCGTATGAGGACGCTTTACAGAAAAAAACGGAAAACATTGCTTGAAGCCGTTAAACGGGAGCTGGGAGGATATGCCGCCATCAAGGGAGAAAATGCGGGTCTTCACATCATTCTTGAAATACAAGGCGAACAAAGCGAAGAACGGCTGATTTTAAAAGCGCTTGAAGAAGGCGTCAAAGTCTATCCCGCATCTGTCTCATATGCGGCGCCGCCGCAGAATACGGCTGTACTTCTCGGATTTGGAGGGCTTTCTGAAGAGGAGATTGCATTGGGCATCAAAAGGCTGCAAAAAGCGTGGTTTGGTCAATAA
- a CDS encoding pyridoxal-dependent decarboxylase, whose protein sequence is MMQHLQKMFPSEDGNHEARFELLGLLETVLSGIDKLKDPGRLALGTASAVASDYYEKVIDEAVLPVKGLGAKKSVEELLTLADGHRFLNRHYVANATPLPNNASIAGNLLMVLLNGNNLWDVDGTAAAKAEVKITSMLSDIVGLDRQTSAGFTTWGGQGAVFQSLRIAIANACPEANQKGTPHHLYAFCSELSHFSLYKSMEASGIGTDHLIKVKTGRDHAMSLVDLREKMEAVIADGGLPVYVMATLGATDTFGIDDLAGIRQVTEELEGKYGLPHIYIHADTAMGGMYSFFNGYDVAENPLRFEEEVLETLVRYRSHFQHLHLADSLVFDFHKLGQTPYTTSLFLIKNRKALKAVDLDPDETPYVGNRGFGSYHTSYTLECSRMGSSIPIYASLLAFGIQGYQEILANYIRVNLAFRKKLTEAFSNAAVTNDASPVTTFRFYPRDVRYQDELTGNITEAEVENINKYNEKIAERLGRFRNQTYFGSTKKQKYVYPADSRSPVPLYVQKFYSVSPYTTVEAVDGYIDFLKAHVESSDVTTW, encoded by the coding sequence ATGATGCAACACCTTCAAAAGATGTTTCCAAGCGAGGATGGCAATCATGAGGCGCGGTTTGAGCTGCTCGGACTGCTTGAAACCGTCCTGAGCGGAATCGATAAGCTGAAAGATCCGGGCCGGCTGGCGCTCGGCACTGCATCAGCCGTTGCGTCAGATTATTACGAGAAAGTGATCGATGAGGCCGTTTTGCCTGTGAAAGGGCTTGGAGCAAAAAAGAGTGTTGAAGAACTGCTGACATTGGCGGATGGCCATCGTTTTCTCAATCGGCATTATGTAGCGAATGCGACCCCGCTGCCGAACAATGCCAGCATTGCGGGCAATCTGCTCATGGTTCTTTTAAATGGAAATAATCTATGGGATGTCGATGGCACGGCAGCTGCCAAAGCAGAGGTGAAAATCACCAGCATGCTCTCGGACATCGTCGGGCTTGACAGGCAAACAAGCGCGGGTTTTACGACCTGGGGAGGACAGGGCGCCGTCTTTCAATCGCTCAGGATCGCGATCGCAAATGCGTGTCCGGAAGCGAATCAAAAAGGGACGCCGCACCATCTGTACGCATTTTGTTCCGAACTGTCGCATTTCAGCCTCTATAAATCGATGGAAGCCTCAGGGATAGGAACGGACCATTTGATCAAGGTCAAAACTGGTCGCGATCATGCGATGAGTCTGGTCGATCTGCGTGAGAAAATGGAGGCTGTCATTGCTGACGGCGGACTACCGGTTTATGTGATGGCAACGCTTGGTGCGACAGATACATTCGGAATCGATGATTTAGCGGGGATCAGGCAGGTGACGGAAGAGCTTGAAGGCAAATACGGCCTGCCCCATATCTACATCCATGCCGACACGGCGATGGGCGGAATGTACAGCTTTTTTAACGGGTATGATGTTGCGGAAAATCCGCTCCGGTTTGAGGAGGAAGTGCTTGAAACACTTGTCCGCTACAGATCGCATTTTCAGCACCTGCATCTTGCGGACAGCCTTGTCTTTGATTTTCATAAACTCGGGCAAACCCCATATACGACAAGTCTTTTTTTAATCAAAAACAGGAAGGCTTTAAAAGCGGTCGATCTTGACCCGGATGAGACGCCGTATGTCGGAAACAGAGGATTTGGCAGCTATCATACAAGCTATACGCTGGAATGCTCACGAATGGGGAGCAGCATTCCGATTTATGCGTCATTGCTTGCTTTCGGCATCCAAGGCTACCAAGAGATTTTAGCGAATTACATCAGGGTCAATCTCGCGTTTCGCAAAAAGCTGACAGAAGCTTTTTCAAATGCAGCTGTCACCAATGACGCTTCGCCGGTGACGACATTCCGGTTTTACCCCCGTGATGTCCGCTATCAAGATGAACTCACCGGAAACATTACAGAGGCGGAAGTGGAAAACATCAATAAGTATAATGAAAAAATTGCGGAAAGATTGGGGAGGTTCCGCAATCAGACGTATTTTGGCAGCACCAAAAAACAAAAATATGTCTATCCTGCTGACAGCCGGTCGCCTGTACCGCTCTACGTGCAGAAATTTTACAGTGTGTCTCCTTACACGACGGTTGAAGCGGTTGACGGGTATATTGATTTTTTAAAAGCGCATGTTGAATCGTCGGATGTCACAACCTGGTAA
- a CDS encoding citrate synthase/methylcitrate synthase: protein MVYHGLKGVTCVETAISHIDGEKGKLIYRGYRADELALASTFEEIAYLILNGTFPKEEELRSFTETLASFRMLPEAAEKLIACLPREFDDMAVLRTVISSFGDKTYTFRPTMEEAVRLIAAAPSIIAFRKRLIDGEEPVQPHAELGFVENYFYMLKGKRPTEAQKKALETYMILAMEHGMNASTFSARVTVSTESDLVSSITSALGTMKGPLHGGAPSAVTEMLEDIGEKDRAESYLRAKLEKGERLMGFGHRVYKTHDPRAKALRIKAEEIAGGDRDIDLALHVENTAIRLLEEYKPGRKLYTNVEFYAAAVMKAINFDASLFTPTFSAARMVGWCAHVLEQAENNTIFRPSAKYIGDTVTQ from the coding sequence ATGGTATATCATGGATTAAAAGGGGTTACTTGTGTTGAAACAGCGATCAGCCATATTGACGGTGAAAAGGGAAAACTGATCTACAGAGGATATCGTGCAGATGAACTGGCGCTTGCTTCGACATTTGAAGAAATTGCGTATTTAATACTGAATGGAACATTTCCAAAAGAGGAAGAACTTCGCTCATTCACCGAAACGCTTGCTTCATTCCGCATGCTGCCGGAAGCGGCTGAAAAGCTGATCGCCTGTCTTCCAAGAGAATTCGACGATATGGCGGTTCTCCGCACCGTTATCTCTTCATTCGGGGATAAAACGTATACGTTCCGCCCAACGATGGAGGAAGCCGTTCGGCTGATTGCTGCCGCACCGTCCATCATCGCTTTCAGAAAGCGCCTGATCGATGGAGAGGAACCTGTGCAGCCGCATGCTGAACTTGGCTTTGTGGAAAATTATTTTTATATGCTGAAAGGAAAGCGTCCGACCGAAGCGCAGAAAAAAGCGCTCGAAACATACATGATTCTCGCGATGGAACACGGCATGAACGCTTCAACCTTTTCGGCAAGGGTGACGGTATCTACCGAATCCGATCTTGTGTCAAGCATTACATCCGCACTGGGGACCATGAAAGGACCTCTTCACGGCGGAGCACCGTCGGCGGTGACTGAAATGCTTGAGGATATCGGTGAAAAGGATCGTGCTGAAAGCTATCTGAGAGCGAAGCTGGAAAAAGGCGAGAGATTGATGGGATTTGGGCATCGGGTCTATAAAACGCATGATCCGAGAGCGAAGGCTTTGCGGATCAAAGCGGAAGAAATTGCCGGGGGCGACAGGGATATTGATCTGGCGCTTCATGTTGAGAATACGGCGATCCGCCTGTTGGAAGAATATAAACCGGGTCGGAAGCTGTACACCAATGTTGAGTTTTACGCAGCAGCCGTCATGAAAGCGATTAATTTTGACGCATCGCTGTTTACGCCGACATTTTCGGCTGCCAGAATGGTCGGCTGGTGTGCCCACGTTTTGGAGCAGGCCGAAAACAATACGATTTTCCGGCCGTCGGCCAAATATATCGGAGACACGGTCACCCAATAA
- a CDS encoding GNAT family N-acetyltransferase: MILLLYFKEIQSETERKEVYPVMKQLRPHLDESAFLELVGTLQKTENYKLLALYSNDVPVSLAGFSKRVTLNQGAHVWVEDLVTCEKHRSKGYGKQLLSAVEEWAKQQGCRSVALSSGTQRRDAHRFYEEKMKYNKASYLYRKPL; the protein is encoded by the coding sequence ATGATATTGTTGCTTTATTTCAAAGAAATTCAATCTGAAACAGAACGAAAGGAAGTATATCCGGTGATGAAACAGCTGCGACCGCATCTCGATGAATCGGCGTTTTTAGAGCTCGTTGGAACATTGCAGAAAACCGAAAATTACAAGCTTTTGGCACTGTACAGCAATGACGTTCCCGTTTCTTTGGCGGGCTTCTCAAAGCGAGTAACATTAAATCAAGGAGCCCATGTTTGGGTGGAGGATCTGGTGACGTGTGAAAAACACCGGTCAAAAGGCTATGGAAAACAGCTGCTCTCGGCTGTCGAGGAATGGGCCAAGCAGCAGGGCTGTCGGTCTGTCGCACTGTCATCAGGGACACAGCGACGCGACGCCCACCGTTTTTACGAAGAAAAAATGAAATACAATAAGGCGAGTTATTTATACCGAAAGCCGCTTTAG